The following are encoded in a window of Colletotrichum lupini chromosome 3, complete sequence genomic DNA:
- a CDS encoding RhoGAP domain-containing protein encodes MSQLALQTQNVSSYSPSSKDGPTTGLLIPASDPASISNNSTTTAANTSIAAATAASHTASSATSPLLTPSPRSPRRPIPNIVTTPTDDFRSPVDLSGEPQTYYQSDSSCSSTPERSTLRHSRPRISPLPTNDNRSASEPVLISRPLAGPLRSPMSSSGGLAAASRGKQSKGAPRNSSMDSAISAISTKSQPHRGAAVSQSDPTDIEGLIKTAGSPEAVIQYLLKEKNSQSQQNAQLWRLVDKQRAMILGLNKDLERALKDKEKYRKKLKEVMSIPELTGADGSKTSSKVLKMPVSRGIPTVDVSAPKERQVVAPDSPTLDSDSQKHSPVDMAMAPYPITPPADQPNGPPSAVGALLDPSHEMPKAHEHAYDQYNHDAEEQAAEAARREHEDEQIMDLPLNFGLPPSRSLPSQPPSMPPPKPPGVPEPASAASEGISQFPAPPPRKPPPAPLQLQSQSQPAAEDDDSDSDFDDILEVDEILTEQRGRRRTREEDDQDREILAIQEAERRSLSKKSTTQSQTTSPTEGIPEAPTGLPPSPPKRMQRENIPASLGSVLNATTLEAPLLSPGLPSSPRPMGGLSSSDSPAPSVSSFPAAPLSPRPPRQPIPLPPGHSLQTPSGPEPMVLKSPQPLNIVKKGWDSASEKSRGSPTERGRIFKGFTTEEYPDLLLPPNVLPNIKVKVASSRMKPSRASLMSLTQLEEDPVFTLAIFSRSEPGELWRVEKDSASLAKLDQRLKQCPAFTAKTPERSLFSGHAPAKLDARRIALNHYLEELLETPLDTASALELCKYLSTHTLPPNADDAGSMESMAEAKVKTGPGGRPFRTGYLTKRGKNFGGWKARFFVLDGPHLKYYETPGGAHLGTIKLPSSQIGKQSQSNENQSPQPSANSDDMDNQYRHAFLILEPKKKDSTSHVKHVLCAENDRERDQWVDALLRWIDYKDPEEDEAHAAKQQTQDRQHASAAERAEKKKQRYKKTASQHHHQPTESDSLIGVRYDATSQGDLPHHGGPARPKNHGHMPENSHPVEPMGMSSQPSMMISAPRDMQAIADSTQWGNRAGLGVPVNEEKKLKKRSFFGFGPKTRSSSDGQDSLFGGSEGGSSTPPQGGYQGPIRQAFGAPLAEAVRYNHPVDVNVPLPAVVYRCIQYLDAKNAILEEGIFRLSGSNVVIKQLRERFNTEGDVNLVTDETYYDIHAVASLLKLYLRELPTTILTRDLHLEFLSVTEMTDQRDKIAAVSELVQRLPQANATLLKYLIAFLIKIINNADMNKMTVRNVGIVFSPTLNIPAPVFALLLQNYFGIFGLEPEQYELPSSFAEGETGRERSGSLPSMNNGLPNRPSYDPSQHARPSTSAGSSQSPHRQRLMDAMTGQQRTGNTPPTLLQDLQSARQSPTPPPNYPVGRGTTYEPQYMPSGYQNNNYQQMARGYDNGSSGYDQHKRRESAIFMGNVVGLNPQSSKSRLREETQF; translated from the exons ATGTCGCAGCTTGCGCTCCAGACTCAGA ACGTCTCCTCTTACTCCCCTTCTTCCAAGGATGGCCCCACGACAGGCCTCTTGATCCCAGCATCCGATCCTGCAAGCATTAGCAACAAcagcaccaccaccgccgccaatACAAGCATCGCTGCCGCTACCGCTGCCAGTCACACTGCTAGCAGTGCGACCAGCCCTCTTCTTACTCCATCTCCAAG ATCCCCTCGGCGCCCGATACCTA ACATAGTCACGACGCCAACCGACGATTTCCGCTCTCCAGTAGATCTTTCGGGAGAACCGCAGACATATTATCAAAGCGATTCGTCCTGCTCATCCACGCCCGAACGCAGCACACTACG TCACAGTAGACCGAGAATATCACCGCTCCCTACGAATGATAACCGAAGCGCTTCCGAGCCTGTCTTGATATCTAGGCCTCTCGCAGGCCCCCTCCGATCTCCAATGTCTTCTTCCGGAGGATTGGCCGCTGCATCGCGGGGCAAACAGAGCAAAGGAGCGCCGCGGAACTCCTCCATGGACTCTGCTATTTCAGCCATCTCCACAAAGTCACAGCCGCACAGAGGCGCAGCTGTTAGTCAGTCTGATCCCACAGACATTGAGGGATTGATCAAGACTGCAGGCAGCCCGGAAGCGGTGATCCAGTACCTATTGAAAGAGAAGAACTCGCAATCGCAACAGAACGCGCAGTTATGGCGCTTAGTCGACAAGCAGAGAGCCATGATTTTGGGCCTCAACAAAGACTTGGAACGGGCCTTGAAAGACAAGGAGAAGTACCGAAAGAAATTGAAAGAAGTCATGTCAATACCGGAATTGACAGGGGCAGACGGATCGAAAACTAGCAGCAAGGTCCTCAAGATGCCCGTCAGCAGAGGAATACCGACAGTCGACGTCAGCGCTCCAAAGGAGCGACAAGTCGTTGCACCGGACTCGCCAACTCTAGACTCTGACAGCCAGAAGCACTCACCCGTGGATATGGCCATGGCCCCCTACCCGATCACACCTCCCGCCGACCAGCCCAACGGCCCTCCATCAGCAGTTGGTGCTCTACTAGACCCGTCTCACGAGATGCCCAAAGCACATGAGCACGCCTATGATCAGTACAACCATGATGCCGAGGAACAAGCAGCAGAAGCGGCACGGAGGGAGCACGAGGACGAGCAAATCATGGACCTTCCTCTAAATTTCGGTCTTCCACCATCCCGAAGCCTACCGAGCCAGCCGCCAAGCATGCCTCCCCCTAAGCCTCCTGGAGTACCAGAGCCAGCATCGGCAGCCAGCGAGGGTATTTCACAGTTTCCTGCCCCACCACCGCGGAAGCCTCCCCCAGCTCCTCTGCAGCTCCAGAGCCAATCTCAACCAGCTGCTGAGGACGATGACTCTGACTCCGACTTCGACGACATTTTAGAGGTGGACGAAATCCTCACTGAGCAACGCGGTCGCCGTAGGACACGCGAAGAGGATGACCAGGACCGGGAAATCTTGGCCATTCAGGAGGCGGAGAGGAGAAGCTTATCCAAGAAGAGCACAACACAGAGTCAAACTACCTCGCCGACTGAGGGCATTCCTGAGGCCCCAACGGGCTTGCCACCAAGCCCTCCGAAGAGGATGCAGCGTGAGAATATCCCAGCTTCTCTAGGCTCGGTTCTGAATGCAACTACTCTCGAAGCTCCCTTGCTGAGCCCCGGGTTACCATCAAGCCCGCGTCCGATGGGCGGTCTGTCATCATCTGATAGCCCTGCGCCCAGTGTTTCTTCATTTCCTGCCGCGCCCCTGTCGCCACGGCCACCTCGCCAGCCGATCCCTCTCCCACCAGGCCACTCTCTCCAAACACCATCTGGCCCAGAGCCTATGGTTCTCAAGAGCCCTCAACCTCTGAACATTGTCAAGAAGGGATGGGATTCAGCCAGCGAGAAGAGCCGTGGCAGTCCGACTGAGCGTGGTCGCATCTTCAAGGGATTCACCACTGAGGAATACCCTGATCTACTCCTGCCTCCAAACGTCTTGCCGAATATTAAGGTGAAGGTTGCGTCCTCGCGCATGAAACCATCTCGGGCAAGTTTGATGTCTTTGACACAACTGGAAGAGGATCCGGTGTTTACTCTTGCCATTTTCTCCCGTTCCGAACCGGGCGAGCTTTGGCGGGTTGAGAAGGACTCTGCTTCGCTAGCAAAGCTCGACCAAAGGTTGAAACAGTGTCCAGCCTTCACTGCGAAGACCCCAGAGAGGTCGCTCTTCAGTGGCCACGCGCCTGCTAAGCTCGACGCGCGGCGAATCGCTCTCAACCACTACCTGGAAGAGCTTCTGGAGACTCCTTTGGATACCGCTAGTGCTCTTGAGCTCTGCAAGTATCTGTCGACTCACACGTTGCCACCAAACGCCGACGACGCCGGCTCGATGGAGAGCATGGCGGAAGCCAAAGTCAAGACTGGTCCTGGCGGTCGCCCATTCAGAACCGGATATCTCACCAAGCGAGGCAAGAACTTTGGTGGCTGGAAAGCCCGCTTCTTCGTCCTCGATGGGCCGCATCTCAAGTACTACGAAACGCCCGGGGGTGCACACTTGGGCACCATCAAGCTTCCCAGCTCTCAGATCGGCAAACAGTCCCAGAGCAACGAAAATCAGTCACCGCAACCGTCTGCCAACTCAGATGACATGGACAACCAGTACCGTCATGCATTCCTAATTCTTGAGCCGAAGAAGAAGGATTCTACCAGTCATGTGAAGCACGTTCTCTGTGCCGAGAATGACAGGGAAAGAGACCAGTGGGTCGACGCTTTACTTAGATGGATTGATTATAAAGATCCGGAAGAAGATGAGGCCCACGCCGCGAAGCAGCAGACTCAAGATCGCCAACATGCTAGCGCAGCTGAGCGTGCCGAAAAGAAGAAGCAGCGATACAAGAAGACCGCTTCCCAGCACCACCATCAGCCTACTGAGTCCGACAGCCTCATAGGCGTGAGATACGATGCGACATCTCAAGGCGATCTTCCCCACCATGGCGGACCTGCGCGTCCCAAAAACCATGGACATATGCCAGAGAATAGCCACCCTGTTGAACCCATGGGAATGTCTTCGCAGCCATCCATGATGATCTCCGCTCCACGGGATATGCAGGCCATTGCCGACTCTACGCAGTGGGGAAATAGAGCAGGACTTGGCGTTCCCGTCaacgaggagaagaagctgAAAAAGCGAAGCTTTTTCGGGTTCGGCCCTAAGACGAGATCGTCGTCTGACGGCCAGGATTCTCTGTTTGGTGGAAGCGAAGGCGGCTCGTCAACACCTCCCCAGGGCGGATACCAGGGACCCATTCGCCAAGCCTTTGGGGCTCCTTTGGCCGAAGCTGTTCGCTACAACCACCCTGTTGATGTGAACGTCCCTCTCCCCGCCGTCGTGTATCGATGTATTCAATACTTGGACGCCAAGAACGCAATTCTGGAGGAAGGCATTTTCCGCCTGAGCGGCTCAAACGTCGTTATCAAGCAGCTTCGCGAGCGCTTTAACACAGAGGGCGATGTCAACCTCGTTACCGACGAGACTTACTACGACATTCATGCTGTGGCGTCACTCTTGAAGTTGTATCTCCGTGAACTTCCGACAACAATACTCACCCGGGACCTCCACCTCGAGTTCCTCTCGGTGACGGAGATGACCGACCAAAGAGACAAAATCGCCGCTGTATCTGAATTGGTTCAGAGGCTGCCCCAAGCAAACGCCACTCTACTCAAGTATCTGATCGCTTTTTTGATCAAGATTATCAACAACGCAGACATGAACAAGATGACGGTCCGCAACGTCGGCATCGTGTTCTCTCCGACTCTGAACATCCCAGCACCGGTATTTGCCCTGCTGTTACAAAACTACTTTGGCATCTTCGGCCTGGAACCCGAGCAGTATGAGCTGCCGTCTTCATTCGCCGAAGGAGAGACGGGCCGAGAGAGATCAGGCTCCCTGCCCTCGATGAACAATGGGCTTCCGAACCGGCCTTCCTACGACCCTTCTCAACATGCGCGTCCTTCCACATCAGCGGGGTCCAGTCAATCACCGCATCGCCAGAGACTGATGGATGCCATGACTGGCCAGCAACGCACCGGCAACACTCCCCCTACTCTGCTCCAGGACCTGCAGAGTGCTCGGCAATCCCCCACACCGCCACCAAATTATCCTGTCGGCCGTGGCACAACATATGAGCCTCAATACATGCCATCAGGATACCAGAACAACAACTACCAGCAAATGGCTCGCGGCTACGACAACGGTTCCTCAGGATACGACCAACATAAGAGACGCGAAAGCGCCATCTTTATGGGTAACGTGGTCGGCCTCAACCCACAAAGTTCCAAGAGTCGATTGCGAGAAGAGACCCAATTCTGA